The genomic segment TTGTTCGGCGGTGGCGAGAATTACGGATATCGTTTTCCCGATGACATCAAGTCGTTCGTTCGGGCTCCCATGTTGGAGATCTTTCCGCAGCTGAAAGATGCTCGTATTGACTATGGCTGGGGTGGGACACTGGCGATCACACCCAAACGTATGCCCTTCTTCAAAAGGCTTGCGCCAAACATGCTGACGGCGACGGGCTATTCGGGTCATGGGGTCGCGATGGCGACCCTCGGTGGACAGATCCTGGCGGAAGCCGTTGCGGGAACCGCCGGCCGTTTCGATGTCTTCGAGAAGTTGAACATTCCCGCGTTTCCCGGCGGCGACCGGCTGCGGTTTCCGATTCTTGTTCTGGCGATGACCTGGTTTTCTCTGCGCGACAGGCTTGGGATCTGACATGCTGCAGCAGAACAAGATCCCCCGCACAACAATCGGCAGCTATTGGGAAGCAAGCGTCGGGAATGTGCGCTCAGACCGTCAGCTCATGGGCAATGCACTCTTTGAGGTTGCGGTTATCGGCGCAGGCTTTGCAGGTTTGAGCGCTGCTCTCAAACTGGCGCAAAGCGGTGTATCCGTATGCATTCTGGAGGCGGAACATGTCGGCTTCGGCGCGTCGGGCCGCAACGGCGGCTTCTGTTGCCTTGGGGGAACCAAGCTCGATACAAGTCAGCTGGTCCGAAGGTTTGGACTGGATGAAGCCCGAAAGTTTATGGCTTACCAGGTCGCCGGCATTAATCTGGTCGCACAACGGCTTAAAGACTGGAATATCGACGCCGATTGTCACTCGAACGGCGAGATCTATCTGGCCCATCGCCCCAGGGATCTGAGCAGCCTCGGCGATGAAGCCGTATTTCTGAAAGACAATTTTGGTGTCAAGGCGCGTGTACTTTCAAAGGCGGATCTCAACGGCGAGGGTTATGGCGGTCCGGGGTTCCACGGCGGCCTTCACGTGCCATATGGTTTTGCCCTCAATCCAATGAAGTATGTGCTGGCGCTCGGCGATGAAGTGCGCCGCGCCGGGGCACGGATTTTCGGCAAGTCACCGGTCACAGGGCTCAGCCTCGACGGCGACCGCTGGCGGCTTGAAACAGAACAAGGTTTTGTGCGCGCGAAAAAGGTCGTGCTTGCGGGAAACGGTTATGCCAGGGAAAACGTTCCGAACTGGTTGTACGGACGGACACTGCCGGTAATGTCGTCCATTCAGGTCACGCGGCCGCTGAGCGCGAATGAGTTGTCTGATCAGGGCTGGACCGCGGACACAATGGCCGCCGATACCAGAATTTTGCTTCATTACTTTCGATTGCTGCCGGATCGCCGTTTCCTGTTCGGGACGCGCGGCGGCATCTTCGATAACGCGCCATCGCTCGCGGCGATGCGAAAACGGGCCCGCAGCGATTTCGAAGCGATGTTCCCGGCCTGGGCACATGTCGAGGCGGATTTCAGCTGGCACGGCAATGTCTGCATTGCGCGTTCACTAACGCCTTTCGTCGGCGAGGTGCCGGGCATGGAGGGCATTTACGCTGCCATGGGCTGGCACGGCAGCGGTGTCGCGATGGCGTCCATTTCAGGAGAAAAGCTGGCGGGTTTGATAACCGGTTCTTTGAAACGGCAGGACCTGCCCGCACCGCTTCAAGCGCCGCTTCGCAAGTTTCCTCTGCCTGCGTTCCGCAAGCTCTTTCTCCAGGGCGCTTACTGGTTCTACGACTGGCAGGACAGATAAACTTTGTTCACTCAGCGATCAAACACGGACCCGCGCGCCGTGCAGCCTACTTTACCTCGATAACGTATTTATGGGCCACGTTCCTGATCTTGGCAGAACCATAGTCATACATGTCCATGGTGAACCTGATCCGAAAGACGTCCTTGCCGCGGAAGCCTCTGTTGGGCTTGTACACCACGACGGTTCCCTTCACGGGCCTGCCTGCGCAGCGGCCGGCCTTTTCGCTGAGTTTGGTGTTGATCTGCTGAAAGGAGACGCTGCCGTTTTCGGGCTCTTTGGTCACTTTAATCTGCGGGGTCACGCCACTTTCACATTCGGGGCCATAGGTTCCGTGAAGACCCACCGCCGACGATTTGTTCGCTGGTATGGTCTGACGGATTGTGTCGGCAAAACTGAAGGAGGAAAAGAGTGAGAGAATTATCAGGCCAAATAGAATACGCATTGTCTAACCTAGTCATTTTTATCAGGTGTAGATTGGCTAGGAGATGCGCTCAAAGATTGCAATATCTATATGCGACGCAAATCAAATTGTCTCAGCGTGTTGCCGGATTGCAACCCTTGATAGGTTGTTCGGGTGTTTGAGGGCAATGCGTTCAATCCCCTGGGACGCTAGGTATTTTCTGGGAAAGACTTTGTCAGAAATCAATGCCGGGATGTTTGAATTTCGCTCCAGTGCAAGGTGCCTGGAGGGTTTGATATGGCAGCACAGTCGAAACAAGAGCTTTTGTCGCTGACCGAAAAAGAGTTCTCGAAACTGGAACTCCTTTTGGAAAAGCTCCCCGTTGCTTTGCAGCTGGAAACAGACGGCGAAGGCATCTCGCCGAAAGACATCGTCGCGCACCGTGCCCACTGGATTGAATTGTTCATGGGCTGGTATGAAGACGGCCAACTGGGCAAGACAGTCTATTTCCCGGCAAAGGGATACAAGTGGAACGAGACGAAGCGGTACAACGCAGACCTCAGAAAACAGCAGGCGGACATGAACTGGCTGCAGGCAGTCGAGTTTCTGAAACAGAGCCACGAAGCTCTACTCGGTCTGATCGAGAAGTTGTCAGATCACGATCTTTATGCCGGGCCCATGAAAGGCGCGAACAATGCGTGGACGAGCGGGCGTTGGGCGGAAGCTTCAGGGCCGAGCCATTACCGTTCGGCTGCGAAATATCTGCGGCAAAGGCTACGGGAGTTTGAGAAAAAGGGCGCGGCTTAGTCAGGAAAAAATGGCGGAGCAGCATCGTATTTTCATCTCCAAAATCAATGCCGCGCGCGTGAATGGTCTCAGATCCTTTCTGCGGGCGAGTTGGTGGGAGACCTACCAAGCCGAGCTTGGGCAGGACCTGACAAAAAGACTTGTTGAGACTTTGGCAAGCGAGGATATCGGCGGCTTGCTTCCGTGTAACGGAGAGACGGCTTTCGTTGCGGAACATCAAGACAGTGTTTGCGGATGTTGTATGTCGGCGTCACGGAAAAATGTGACTTATCTGTGGGGGCTCTATGTTCTGCGTGACTTCCAGAAAATGGGCCTCGGTCAGAGGTTGCTGAGGGATGCAATTCTTGAACATGATCGGGCAAACAGTGCTCAGCTTACAGTTCTAAAGAGCAGCACAGAAGCGGTGCAGTTCTATAAAGCCATGTGCTTTAAAACCCAGTGTGAGACACAGTTCGAAATCCTCCCGGGACTTTTGCTTCCTGCCATTCAGATGTCCGCTCGGGCGTACGAAATCACTCGTAAGTAGCTCGATCGCACCTTGCGCGGCGCTAATTAAGCGTTTCACCTCGCTTCAGGATCCACGGCTGACAACGGCGACATTCACCTCGTCCCAGATTTCAAATCCTAGCTTGCGGTAAAGCGCTATTGCACCGTGGTTGTCCGCATAAGCATGAAGAAAGGGCGTATCTCCGCGCGCTCGGATCTCAGAGGCAATCTGAAGGGTGAGGGCGCTTGCGAGGCCCTTGCCCTGATGGTCAGGATGGGTGCAAAGTCCACTGATTTCCGTGAAGCCCTTAAGGTTCAGCCGTGTTCCGCCCATGGCAGCCAGCCGCCCGTCGAGTTTGACACCAAGGAACGTACCGAGTTCAGGTGTCCGGCTGGTAAAGGGGCCGGGCTTGGTCAGTTCCGCAAGCGTGAGCATCTCGGGTATGTCGCTATCTGAGAGTGCGGAAATCTCGAAATCATGTGTCTTCGCTGTCGTCGCAACACGCTCTGTCATGAGGACCCCCAGCGCGGTTTTTTCGGCAACGAGCGTGTCGGGCAGCCGGATCTGTTCCGCCTGAAGCAGGAACACCGGCGCATCGTTCGGCGCGATCAGGTCCGCCAACGCGTCCAGGGCGCCGGCTGAATTGTCTTTCGACGCGGCAAAAGGCGAGATCTCCGGATCAAATCGCCTCGCGCGCGCGCCGCCAATTGAAATCCGGCTTTGCCGCGACGTAAGTGCCGACCAGACAACGCGGTTCAAAGGATTGTTCATGACTTCATTTCCAAGTGTTCGCTTGAAGTCAGATATTCGTAGTGTTTCGCGACCTGATCCCAGCGGCTCAGCACCTGTTGGGCCACCTCCGGCACATGGCTGCGCTCATAATCAGGACCCTGAAAGGCGATAATGTCGTCGATCGAACGGAACCGCATGATCGTCATGAATTCCACTTCGTCGGCATGCGAACGGCGCAAGACTTCAATGCCAAGGTAGCCTTGTGTCGACATGGCTTCGATGCCGGGGATGACCGAACCGGTCAGAACCTGAATATAGCGGTCGGCATTCTCAGGGGTCGTCCATCCGCGCCAGATACGCTTGATCATACATCTTTCTCCATTTCCCGTGTCAGCACCGCCCAGTTCGGGCTGTCGCTTTGAGAGCAGCGCTTCTTGAGAGGCACGTCCTCAAGCGCCTCTTCCAGTTGGGAGAGTTGCTGCAGGAGTGAGCCGTTCAAGTCGGAACACGCATCTTTCACGGCAACCATGATCTGTGGCCAGAAGGTCTCCTGCAGATGGTGAACCAGGGCTTCACCTGTTTTCGTCAGGGCTATTCTGTTGATGCGCCGATCGGTTTCGTCCGCGTGCCCCACGACTAGACCGGCCGTCCTGAGGCTGTTCACCATCCGCGTCACTCCGGGCTGGCTTTGTCCAAGCGCTTCCGCGATTTGCCCGATACTGAGTGGACCGTTCCGGTCAAGCGCTGCCAGGACAGGATTATGAGAAGCCGGCAAATCGGCGCCGGTGAGCTGAACACCGACCTCCTCGGTTTGTGCCTGCAGTTTTTCACCGATCCGTTTGAGCCGGCTTCCGAGCGTGCCGTAGCCAAGGGCCCGGACAACATCTTCAACCATGCCGCAACTCCTGTTATATAACAAGTTATATAACATGTTATTTAAATTGACAAGCTTGACAATCAGTGATTAGTATTTAACCATTAAGTTATGGAACAAGTTGGTTATATATCTGATCGATCCGGACTTGATGCAGTCTTTGCCGCCCTGTCCGATCCGACGCGGCGCGCAATCTTGACACGGCTGGCAGCAGGGGAGGCATCCGTTGCGGAAATCGCAGAGCCGTTCGACATGAGCCAGCCGGCTGTCTCGAAACATTTGAAGGTTCTGGAACGTGCCGGTCTGATAACGCGCGGTGCGGATCGCCAGCGGCGCCCGGCCCGGCTGAACGCCGGCCCGATGAAGGATGCGGTCGCGTGGCTGGAAGAGTTCAGAACGTTCTGGTCGTCGAGCTTTGATCAGCTCGACACGCTTCTTGAAGAGTTGAAAAACACGGACAAGCAGGAGAACTGACGTGTCATTGCCTGAGTACATTCTCGAAAGGCGTTTCAACGCGCCGCGTGACCTGGTCTGGAAAACCTGGACGGACCCGGATCTGCTCGCCCGCTGGTATGGACCCGGCGTCGAAACTGTCATTCACCAGCTTGATGTCAGACCTGGCGGGCTCTGGCTGAATGAAATGCGGTTCGGTGGTGGATCCCATTATCAGCGGGTTGAATATACCGAGGTCGTCGCGCCTGAAAGGCTCGTCTGGCTGCATTCCGTCTCGGATGCAGACTGGGAGGTCACGGCAAACCCGATGATGCCCGACTGGCCGCGCACGCTTCTGACAACGGTGACATTCACCCAGTCCGGCGACCAGACCGAGGTCCGGCTTGTCTGGACACCGCACGATGCAAGCGAAGCGGAGATCTCTTGTTTCGCCGGTGCGATCAGCGGCCTCGACAAGGGCTGGGGCAAGGGCATGGAGATGCTGGAAGAACTGCTGGCGGAATTGCAGAGCTGACAATGTGCGCTGTCCGGTCGACGGGCATACCCTCTCATCATTACATGAGCGGTCCCGGACTTGATCCGGGACCTTTGTCAACGCGGGGAAACGGCCCCGGCTCAAGGCCGGGGCGGCGAACCCTGACTGACAGCCTGAAAGCTGATAGGACATCTGAGGGGGCACTAAGCCGATTGCGGCTTAATCAAACTCCGGTCCACGCGCCCGGTAAGGTGTGATTTCCTTCCAGGCTTTCATCAAGGTGTCCAGCTCATTGTCGGCATGGGGCGCCATGATGATCTGCGGTTTCACCAGGAGATCGCCGTGCCCGCCATTCTTGGTTGGCAGACCTTTGCCCTTGAGACGCATGGCCTTCCCGCTGGAGGTGTTCGGCGGTATCGTCAGGTTCACCGCACCAGACAGCGTCGGCGTGCGGACCTTTGCACCGAGCACTGCCTCATAGAGCGTCAGTGGCAGATCCAGGTGAAGATCGGACCCTTTCACTTCGAAAAGCTTATGTGGCTTGATACGGACTTCGACCATCACGTCGCCGGCAGGCCCGCCGTTGTCACCCGGATGGCCCTGACCCTTCAGGCGGATTTTTTCGCCTTCTTCCAAACCTTTCGGCAAGGTGACATTGACGGTTTTGCCGCTTGGAAGTGTCACCTGCGTCTTGCCGGAATTGACGATGTCTTCGAGGGACACGCGGGCAACGATGTCCACGTTCTTGCCCTTGGTTTTCGGCGGTGCTTTCGTGCGCGCGCCGCCACCGCCAAACCCTGCGCCAGCACCAGGCCGGGATCCGGAGCGACCACCGAAGCCGCCGAAAATGTCATTCAGGATGTCATCGAAGCCACCCGAACCGCCATTTGAGCGAAAGCCCTGGGCACCGTTGCCCGTTCCGAAATCCTCAAAGCCGGAAAAACCTTCGAACCCTTTTGACTGGAAGCGCTGCTTGCCTTCCGCGTCAATCTCGCCGCGGTCGAACTGCGCCCGCTTGTCCTTATCGCCCACAATTTCGTAGGCCTGGTTCACTTCGGCAAATTGCTGTTGCGCCGCCGGATCGTCCTTGTTCTGATCCGGATGGTGTTTTTTGGCCAGCTTCCGAAAAGCCTTTTTAATGTCGCCCTCGCTGGCATTTTTTGCCACCCCGAGAACGCTGTAGGGATCTCGCATTCACATCACCAGGTATCTAAGATTTTCCAGCCCTTCACCTCACGCATAAACGCTCCGGACACATGACCTGCTCCGAAGCGCGCGTTTTCTCGAGGTAAACTTGACCGGACTTCTTGTCTATATCGGAACGAATTAACCGGATTTCCAGTCCTTCGCTCGAGATAGGCAGGTGCTTTGTTATGATTTGATTTGGCCGGGCGATCAAGCGTCGGCAACGCTGAGCGCTGTTACGGCGAACTTTTGGGTTATGTCTCTGCACGCCGTTCCGGAGTAGAGCCGGATGCCTGCGATGGTGTTCGCCGTGGTTTCGAACGACAGGCAACCTGTCTCGCCGAGGTTGTCGACATCGATCTTCGTAAGGGTACCTGAATTGCCGCTGATCGGATTAAGCCAGGACAACAGAACTTCCTGATCGGCCGCCGTCTCATTTGCGGACGGGGCGAATGTGTCCAGATTTTCTGCGATGACGGCGCGGTCGTCGGCGTCAACATCCGCATAGGCCTGGTCGGTGGGAGAAGGAATGGAGCCGGTAAGCACCGTAGGCGTCTCGACATTGTTGCTGCCGATAGGCACCGTCACCCGGGCGCATCCGGCAAGGCAGCATCCAAGCAGAAGAAGGAGGCCGACAAGAGACTGGATCTTGTTGCGCCTGACAGTATATGAACGCATACGATACACTCTACAGACAGCCCCCGTGCTGGCAGATTGTTGCCGTACTGCAGGCGGTCGAATTCTTCGACAGGTAACCTATGACAGACCTCAAGCATCCCCCCGAAGAGTTAACAAAAGGTGACTTTGCGGAGGTCAAGAAACCATTTGATCTTTTTTCTGAATGGTTTGAGGACGCCAAGGCCTCTGAACCGAACGACCCGAATGCCGTCGCGCTGGCAACGGTCGATGAAACCGGCCTGCCGAATGTGCGCATGGTTCTTCTGAAAGAAGTCGATGAGCGCGGCTTCGTTTTTTACACCAATTTCGAAAGTGCCAAGGGTGCCGAACTCCTGTCTTCGGGAAAGGCAGCCATGTGTTTTCACTGGAAGTCCCTGCGCCGTCAGGTGCGCATACGCGGCGCGGTTCATCAGGTCTCGAACGAGGAAGCTGACTCATATTACCAGTCAAGACCGCGCGGCAGCCGCATTGGCGCCTGGGCGTCGAAACAGTCGAGGCCGCTAGAAAGCCGATTTGCCCTGGAAAAGGAAGTCGCCAGGTTTACTGCCAAATTCGGCATTGGAGACATTCCGCGACCCGAATACTGGTCGGGAATGCGCCTTGTGCCGACATCGATCGAGTTTTGGCACGACCGGCCTTTCCGCTTGCACGACCGCATCGTGTTCAAACGGGAGGCCCCAGACGAGCCTTGGGAAAAGGACCGGCTTTATCCGTGAAGACCGCGTTTTTGCAACAGCGCGTGTTCTAA from the Roseibium sp. HPY-6 genome contains:
- a CDS encoding antibiotic biosynthesis monooxygenase, whose translation is MIKRIWRGWTTPENADRYIQVLTGSVIPGIEAMSTQGYLGIEVLRRSHADEVEFMTIMRFRSIDDIIAFQGPDYERSHVPEVAQQVLSRWDQVAKHYEYLTSSEHLEMKS
- a CDS encoding GNAT family N-acetyltransferase, with product MAEQHRIFISKINAARVNGLRSFLRASWWETYQAELGQDLTKRLVETLASEDIGGLLPCNGETAFVAEHQDSVCGCCMSASRKNVTYLWGLYVLRDFQKMGLGQRLLRDAILEHDRANSAQLTVLKSSTEAVQFYKAMCFKTQCETQFEILPGLLLPAIQMSARAYEITRK
- a CDS encoding GNAT family N-acetyltransferase, which codes for MNNPLNRVVWSALTSRQSRISIGGARARRFDPEISPFAASKDNSAGALDALADLIAPNDAPVFLLQAEQIRLPDTLVAEKTALGVLMTERVATTAKTHDFEISALSDSDIPEMLTLAELTKPGPFTSRTPELGTFLGVKLDGRLAAMGGTRLNLKGFTEISGLCTHPDHQGKGLASALTLQIASEIRARGDTPFLHAYADNHGAIALYRKLGFEIWDEVNVAVVSRGS
- a CDS encoding FAD-binding oxidoreductase, whose amino-acid sequence is MLQQNKIPRTTIGSYWEASVGNVRSDRQLMGNALFEVAVIGAGFAGLSAALKLAQSGVSVCILEAEHVGFGASGRNGGFCCLGGTKLDTSQLVRRFGLDEARKFMAYQVAGINLVAQRLKDWNIDADCHSNGEIYLAHRPRDLSSLGDEAVFLKDNFGVKARVLSKADLNGEGYGGPGFHGGLHVPYGFALNPMKYVLALGDEVRRAGARIFGKSPVTGLSLDGDRWRLETEQGFVRAKKVVLAGNGYARENVPNWLYGRTLPVMSSIQVTRPLSANELSDQGWTADTMAADTRILLHYFRLLPDRRFLFGTRGGIFDNAPSLAAMRKRARSDFEAMFPAWAHVEADFSWHGNVCIARSLTPFVGEVPGMEGIYAAMGWHGSGVAMASISGEKLAGLITGSLKRQDLPAPLQAPLRKFPLPAFRKLFLQGAYWFYDWQDR
- a CDS encoding SRPBCC domain-containing protein; the encoded protein is MSLPEYILERRFNAPRDLVWKTWTDPDLLARWYGPGVETVIHQLDVRPGGLWLNEMRFGGGSHYQRVEYTEVVAPERLVWLHSVSDADWEVTANPMMPDWPRTLLTTVTFTQSGDQTEVRLVWTPHDASEAEISCFAGAISGLDKGWGKGMEMLEELLAELQS
- a CDS encoding RT0821/Lpp0805 family surface protein — protein: MRSYTVRRNKIQSLVGLLLLLGCCLAGCARVTVPIGSNNVETPTVLTGSIPSPTDQAYADVDADDRAVIAENLDTFAPSANETAADQEVLLSWLNPISGNSGTLTKIDVDNLGETGCLSFETTANTIAGIRLYSGTACRDITQKFAVTALSVADA
- the pdxH gene encoding pyridoxamine 5'-phosphate oxidase — translated: MTDLKHPPEELTKGDFAEVKKPFDLFSEWFEDAKASEPNDPNAVALATVDETGLPNVRMVLLKEVDERGFVFYTNFESAKGAELLSSGKAAMCFHWKSLRRQVRIRGAVHQVSNEEADSYYQSRPRGSRIGAWASKQSRPLESRFALEKEVARFTAKFGIGDIPRPEYWSGMRLVPTSIEFWHDRPFRLHDRIVFKREAPDEPWEKDRLYP
- a CDS encoding MarR family transcriptional regulator yields the protein MVEDVVRALGYGTLGSRLKRIGEKLQAQTEEVGVQLTGADLPASHNPVLAALDRNGPLSIGQIAEALGQSQPGVTRMVNSLRTAGLVVGHADETDRRINRIALTKTGEALVHHLQETFWPQIMVAVKDACSDLNGSLLQQLSQLEEALEDVPLKKRCSQSDSPNWAVLTREMEKDV
- a CDS encoding J domain-containing protein; translation: MRDPYSVLGVAKNASEGDIKKAFRKLAKKHHPDQNKDDPAAQQQFAEVNQAYEIVGDKDKRAQFDRGEIDAEGKQRFQSKGFEGFSGFEDFGTGNGAQGFRSNGGSGGFDDILNDIFGGFGGRSGSRPGAGAGFGGGGARTKAPPKTKGKNVDIVARVSLEDIVNSGKTQVTLPSGKTVNVTLPKGLEEGEKIRLKGQGHPGDNGGPAGDVMVEVRIKPHKLFEVKGSDLHLDLPLTLYEAVLGAKVRTPTLSGAVNLTIPPNTSSGKAMRLKGKGLPTKNGGHGDLLVKPQIIMAPHADNELDTLMKAWKEITPYRARGPEFD
- a CDS encoding metalloregulator ArsR/SmtB family transcription factor; this encodes MEQVGYISDRSGLDAVFAALSDPTRRAILTRLAAGEASVAEIAEPFDMSQPAVSKHLKVLERAGLITRGADRQRRPARLNAGPMKDAVAWLEEFRTFWSSSFDQLDTLLEELKNTDKQEN
- a CDS encoding ClbS/DfsB family four-helix bundle protein, with the protein product MAAQSKQELLSLTEKEFSKLELLLEKLPVALQLETDGEGISPKDIVAHRAHWIELFMGWYEDGQLGKTVYFPAKGYKWNETKRYNADLRKQQADMNWLQAVEFLKQSHEALLGLIEKLSDHDLYAGPMKGANNAWTSGRWAEASGPSHYRSAAKYLRQRLREFEKKGAA